The sequence below is a genomic window from Pseudorasbora parva isolate DD20220531a chromosome 4, ASM2467924v1, whole genome shotgun sequence.
AGTTAAAAAAATAGCCATAATATTTTGGAACTTCTACGTGTTCATGTTCCAAAATGCgttcaaaaatattatttaaaaaatgaagaagaaaaaaataaaaataaaagtccgCTAAAATATATTACGTTCGTGTTTTGTGGAAGAACAAAACGAAATGCAAATTGCATTCGTCATCTGTTAAATCCCTTTGAAATCGGCAGGAAACATCAATGGCGAGAGCTCCTCTATTGAGGCGGCTGTCCGTGGTGCTGAAAGCAATCGGTACGCCTAGAATGCCATGACATGAGCGGCGCTACTGAGATGACACTCCcgtctcttttttctttttttctttttttctttttctttttcgtACAGCCTAACAGTGAACCGAGTCAGTCTTCAAAGGGCTGCCTGTGTCGGCAGAAGAACGAGAACCATCGACTGTGGATTTAAATGGAGGCCGGCACGTTGGCAGGCGAGGTGTTTTTCTGGCGGCCTGACATCTGGCAGCGCTGTGCTCGAGGGACCTCCCCAGATCTCTATAGACTTCATGATTAGACTCTAATAGAATATTAGCATTTGCTCTCAGGTAGGCTTCTAAGGCTTGTGAATGCTAGCAGCAGTAAGTCGTTCGTGAAAACACCAAGCGTAGCTCTACAGCTCAAGATGTCAAGACGTCTTTTTAAAGCAAACAGCAAGACACTAAACTAATCTGAGAGCACATTTGTGTCTTGCAACAGAAATAAGAAAAAATGCAAATTGGTGTTAAAGACACGTGTAATCCACACAATGAGCGAGTGCAAACATTTACATATTATTCATAACATAGTCGAtgaaatgtgtaggctacactGATTTTCTCTGTTTAGGCCTTTGAATATAAATGAACCCATTGAGAACGTtgcataaaatgttaaaattttGTTCTTTAATGAAACACATAGTTCAATTCAATTATCAAATAGTAACTTAAATATACATTGatgtaataaatgaatgaattgaTCCGACAATTAAACCTAAAGCAACAGACATTACAGTTACCGCAGCTAAAACAGCAATACAGCAAATACCTGTACGGATATTTATGTGTATGTCCAAATGAGATATTTACATTTTACGTGAATGCTTCCATGGAACTCATCTTTTTCATTAAGAAAACATTACTAAACATGGTGAATTTAACAAGCAACGACTCCATAATTATACGCGtatatttatacaaataaataagcaGATAACAtacatgaaaataataatttcaaagAAAATGTTCTCATATATCTCTCGATTGTGCCTTCTCGAAACAatgaaagaagaaaataaaagtGGCCTGTTTCAAGCAGTTTCCCCATTTGCAGAGGGCCACGTTTTCCTTGTTGTCTCAATATGATTTTCTCAAGCAAAAACGTGGAGGGAATCCCAATAAATATGTAATGAAGTAAACATTACCTCACATGATAAATAGTTCATAAGAAACAGAGCCAGAGCGCAGGCGTATTGCAACAGATATTTGGCTGAACAAATCCCATTACTAAAAACAATTGTACCTCACCTCGTGTTCAGTATATCCTATTTGAATAACTAGGAGGTCAGTTATAGCAAATGTACGTCCTAAATCCATATGCCTtcacaagaaaaaatatatggATATTCTCATCAGCCATTGCCTAATTGTAGGCTAGGCTTATCATTATTAAAATCACATAAGTGGAATTAAGAAGACGACAGACAAAATTATGCATGTAACAGCTAAATCAATAATTTACAAGGAGCTGTTTTGGTTACTTATTATCTAATAATGTTGCAGAATCGCTTGTGGAATTCGTGAagtccttttttcttttttctaatgAACCCTGAAGTAACACCAGATCGAAGCGTGACATGCTGAGAAAGAAATGATTATTTTAAACGAAAAACATTGACAAGACACTGTCACCCTTTTGACCTGAAGTTTTCCCCCCTTAGTTTATAATTACTGGTGTTGTGTGTTAGCTTGATACAGAACACTTTCTGGTAAATGACTAAAATATGTTATTCTGTCTGATTGAGGCTTAAAGAGTCTTGCTCCTCTGATATAGAAAGTGTGCTAGAATAAGTGAGGAAAAACGAATGGTCTTACTTGATCAGTCAAACGATCCTTTAAATGATTCCACATCCCCTTTGCGTAATACGTGACAGTGATTTGGTATTTTTCAAATGTCTCTTTTTGAATGTCATGAAATTCTGGCTCAATGCACAAGTTATTGATGATTGAAAAAGGTGTGAGATAAGAAATATTTTACAAATCGTCTCTACACAGTTTTAGGAGTCTCTCGACACGTCGTGGTGGTCTTCTGCTCGAGCTAGACGCAGGCCGAGTATTTCATGCGTTTTTGTTTCTGCCTCTGGTTGCAAAACCAAACCCGCACTACGTTCTTTTTGAGGTCCAGCTTCTCTGCGATTGCTGCGATTTTCTCTGAGGACGGACGCGGCTGAATAGCAAAATAGGCTTCGAGGGACCTTTTCTCGGGGGCCGCGATGGAGGTTCGCTTCCTCTTCTTCTCGGCCCCGTTGAAGAGCTCGGGTTTGTTCAGTTTCTCCCGGTGCGACTTTTCTGCCTCCTCCAGCCAGGCTTGCAGGATGGGCTTCAGGGCGATCATGTTGTTGTGGGACAACGTGAGAGATTCAAACCGGCAGATGGTACTCTGGCTTAAAGAGCCTACGCCAGGAATCTTCAGGTTGGCCAGCGCTGACCCTACATCCGCTTGGGTCACGCCGAGTTTGATCCGACGCTGTTTAAAGCGCTCAGCGAATGCCTCCAAGTCCCTGGGATCTGCATCCACGTCGCTCATGCAGCCCATGTGGGATGGCAGCCCATGGGCGTGAGCCATGTTGATGGCAGCTTGGTGCATGTGGTTCATGCCTGCCATGTGGGCAGGGTGCGCAGGCGTGGAGACCACCGAGCCGTCTGGCCCGGCCATGGCTCCAGCAAGTGCCAGTCCCGGGGTGATGTGATCCAGCAGGTCGCCCTCCAGCGCCTGATGCGgctggtgatggtggtgatgatggtggtggtggtgatggcTCCCGAGAGCTGACGGGTGCGAGATGGGCACGGACGACGACGAGGAAGACGAGGAGGTGCACGGAAGCGTGTTCATGGTGTGGTAGGTTGCGTCCGGCTTGAAGGGGCTGTGATGAGGTGGGTGATGATGGCTTTTGGTCTGCGAGACTATATCCACCGCCGCCAGAGCTTCCGCGCGGGCCAACAAACTCTCATCCAATCCGCCGAATATATTGCTCTGCAATTGCAAATAGAATGCACACATAACTGTCAGCAGGGAATTCGCGCTCCACTCCGtgcttttaaaacatttccagcatgtaaaaaaagaaatcctaaaaaagaacacacaaaaCAAGACACATGCAACATCCCAGGTCATAAAAATTAATACGAAAGGCAAACCCGGCTGAATACATAAGTTGGGAGGGAAAAATGGAGGTGTTGGGTGATTTGCTGTGCAGGCATGAAAAAAACATCAAGCAGAAAAAGTGGGCTGTCAAAATGTGCCTTTAAGCGGTGATTATGCAGAATACGTACCGGTGGGGTTGGGAGACATGCTCGACGCATCGCCTCCGAGCTGCCGATGCCGCTGCTGCTGATCGTGCTGCTGTGTCTGGACGACGAGCAGGAGGACGAGGGCGCGTTGGAAGTCAAAGTGGAAGAGGACGAGGAATGCAAACTGGAGTATTTTGCCTCGGCCAAACTGGTGTGGGGCATGGCGAATGCCTGCTTGCTGTTCAGagacatcatcatcatatttGCGACCGAGCCTTGGCGAGTTCCTTTTTAATAAGTTAAGACTCCGCCTTCTTCTTCGACTGGAGTTCAAGCCCAGTCGCTGCGCggaagtctcaagtctctggcgCTGCAACGAACGTGAAGAGGATGATGCACCAAGTCTCTAGATAGCTCATCTAGCACTGCCTAACGCTCTCAGTATTGGTCGCTCCGTCGCGTGCCGTGCCTTGAGATGTGTCGCGAGCACCAGTAAGCCATGCAACCTGTCGGTAAACTCCTTCAAAGATCACGCCAACTCTTTTCAAAACGCTCCACCGAATTTTCCTCCGCCCCTACAAAATATCGCACATTTGTCACGGCGGAATCTGATGTCTTTGGTGAGTTTGTCTTTGCGCACGCTTTTAAAACGAGTGCAAAAAGTttcctctctcttctcttcgCACAAATCTCCAAAACGACGttgcttaaaaataaaataaaaaacaatatcgCTCGTAAAGCTTTATCCCGATTCGTGTTGAATTAGATTATGGGATAAAGGTGACAGTCGACTACATTCAATGCTGCGGGGACTCGATCTGTCTGTGCTCCAAGGCGAAGGGCAGGctgcgtctctctctctctctctttctcccttgCTCGCCCATTCTCTCACTCCCTCTCCTCTACACACTCTCTCGGCTGTACCTGAAAAACCTTTCATGATTTATTATTCTTCATTAGCCACAGCGCCGCTGGGGACTCTGCGCATGGGCAGTTGCAATGACTGCAGCTGGTATTGTATGATACTTCAACAAAGTTATTGAGGAAACCACGATGGTTAAACGAATAAAAGTCAACACAGAGTTGTATTCTAacattgaatttttttatatttcagtgTTAGCTAGGCTGCACAATAATACGAAGAAAGTATAtttacaaaatgcatgttattcgTTTATGTTGCACAGACTTGCACGTGTGATTATCCTGTGACATACTGAACTTTCACTATGATAGCTGGATATATTAGAAAGATGATGTGCTATTTAAAACGCAACTAGA
It includes:
- the pou4f2 gene encoding POU domain, class 4, transcription factor 2, translated to MMMMSLNSKQAFAMPHTSLAEAKYSSLHSSSSSTLTSNAPSSSCSSSRHSSTISSSGIGSSEAMRRACLPTPPSNIFGGLDESLLARAEALAAVDIVSQTKSHHHPPHHSPFKPDATYHTMNTLPCTSSSSSSSSVPISHPSALGSHHHHHHHHHHHQPHQALEGDLLDHITPGLALAGAMAGPDGSVVSTPAHPAHMAGMNHMHQAAINMAHAHGLPSHMGCMSDVDADPRDLEAFAERFKQRRIKLGVTQADVGSALANLKIPGVGSLSQSTICRFESLTLSHNNMIALKPILQAWLEEAEKSHREKLNKPELFNGAEKKRKRTSIAAPEKRSLEAYFAIQPRPSSEKIAAIAEKLDLKKNVVRVWFCNQRQKQKRMKYSACV